Below is a genomic region from Peromyscus leucopus breed LL Stock chromosome 17, UCI_PerLeu_2.1, whole genome shotgun sequence.
aagtaaTTGGAAGTTGTATAGTAGTCTCTACTTTTAGTAGACTTATTGAATGTGATACAAGTTTACAATTAGTTTTTTAATTCCATTGAGAATACATCAATAAACGCACACTGCAGAAAATCCCCATGAATATTAGAAATGTGGAAATTCTTTGGTTTGTCTTGGTCCATTTTGCAAATGTATGATTCATAGTGTAGGAATATTTACAGATACAATCAGTGTGGCAAAACTCTGAGTTTTTTCAGTTCTCttcaaatatgtgaaaaaaatgatataaaatgcataaaaatgtgAGCCATGTAATAAAGGATTTTACCATCACTGGTCTCTTCAAAGATGGAAAACAATGCTTAATGAAGGGGAACACCATGAGTGTAAACAGAGTGATAAAACCTTAGATCTGACTCCTCTTTACAATTAGACCAAATTGTAAAGTTAATTCATTCGGGTAAAAAAATTCATGAGTGTCATGTATGTGGTAAAGTTTTTATATGTACCAATTATCTTCGCAGGCCTGAAAGAAGTCttactggagagaaaccccatGAATATACTCAACGTGCCAATGCATTTCCATATCACAGtcattttcaaagacttgaaagatTTTCTACTCGAAGAAAACGCagtgaatgtaatcagtgtggaaAAGCCTTTGCAAATCACAGTTATCTccgaatacataaaagaacacacactggagagaaaccctgtgagTGTGagcaatgtggtaaagcctttgcacatctTAGCAGCCtccaaagacataaaagaacacatactggagagaaaccctacagaTGTAATCAATGTGACAAAGCCTTTTCACAACCCACTAGTCTCCAAATACATATAAGAACACATaccggagagaaaccctatgtatgttatcaatgtggtaaagccttttcacaacacAATATTCTACgtgtacataaaagaacacatactggagagaaaccctgtaaatgtaatgaatgtggtgAAGGCTTTGCAAgtcacagtcatcttcaaaagcatgaaagaacacattctAGAGAAAAATCCtacaaatgtaatgaatgtggtgAAGCCTTTGCACGTCACAATTATCTTCAAAGgcatcaaagaattcatactggagagaaaccctatgaatgcactcaatgtggtaaagcctttgcatataaCAGTTATCTCCgaatacatgaaagaacacatactggagagaaaccctacaaatgtagtcaatgtggtaaagcttttgcacGTCACACTAGTCTCCGAATACATGAAAAAATACatagtggagagaaaccctataaatgtaatcaatgtgataaagccttttcagAACAGAGTTATCTCAGAATACatcaaagaacacatactggTGAGAAACCCTACCAATGTACTCAATGttgtaaagcctttgcacatcacAGAAGTCTTCAAATACACaaaagaacacattctggagGAAACCCTTTGAATGCAAGTAATGTGGTTAAGCCTTTGCTTCTAACAGTAGTCTTTGAAGTCATGAAAAGAAATCATACTGGAGAGCAAACCTAAAAATGTCATCAGTGTGGTGAAGTCATTGCACTTCATGAGTCTTTATACAAGAGGAAAACTTTAAGTGTGTAATCAATCTGTTATAGACTTTGCATACAACAGTAATCTTTGAGAACCTGAAAGAATTCATACCAAATGGAAACCGAGCAAAGGATTTTGTAGGACCGTTAGCCAACACACTTACATTCAGTTAAATAAGAttattctgaagaaaaaaatctggcaAGTGTCAGCAATCTGTTCAAGCATGATGATGtacctctttattttatttgaaccTCTAAACTCGTGGAAAAAGCTCTATGAATTTAAATGATAAGGTAACCCTTTTAGATTTCACACTTCAACTATATGAAATAATTCATCCAGGTGTAAAACTTCATGGGTGAAGTGGCTCTATCCCCTCCAAGTCttccactcttttctttttttggcaacTAGATGCAGCTGTCAGTGACAGCACCCTGCAGGCCCCCATTTCATTGACCACACTTGGACCCTAAAGCTCCTCGGTCCCCACATTCTCACCCCTGTCACCTTCCTGCCTGGTAGGAGTATGGATATTTTAAACAGACATTTTATCTCTATTTGGCTAACCACTAATGATACAATGGACCCCATGAAATTCTAATTTCCAAGGAACCTCATTCTGGGCAAAAATTGAgtcttttggggaaaaaagaacTTTTCTGCTGAAGAAACATTTACTCCTTATGAATACCTTGCACAGGAGAAAGCTGAGAATGGGGGAGGGATTTAGGGATGGAAAAAATTCATTATATGGCTTAGTTAGATTACTTAGTTATGTATACCTTTTGCCATCTATCTAAACCTATTTGTACTCTAGGAATTGATTGGTGACCTTATATCTTCATCACTGTTACAAATTAGTCACACTGAATAAAgatgttttcaatttttcttaatatttttttccttttgtattgtttatttatttttattttaagggaaTAGTCTCACTATGAATAtttggctggtctgaaacttactctatagactAGACTTTCCTAGAACATCAGAGAGATCTGCCCAACTTCCTTTTAGAGTTCCTGCATTATAGTGGACATGTCACAACTGGACAACTTGGTTCTTTTAATTGGCCTAATAAAGATGAGTGACTGAACCTGGTTGGTTATGGTAGCCATGACACAGGCTCTGGTCCTAACTCCAGTAACAGGAGGCTCCCATCAAATGCAGCCCTCCTGCTTTAAAGTCCACTGTCTTCTAAGCAATATTATATGAGcaatattatttatctttatcaTTGAGTCTGTTATAACTGATCAGAGGACTAGTTCAGAGTTCTGTCATTTTTCAAAGGGTGAAACCTAGGCTCACAGAATAAGTAACATCTCACTAAATGAAGTTGAAGCCacttaagccaggcatggtggcactagTCTGTAACCATGGTActtagaaagtggaggcaggaatttTAGGATTTCGAAGTCATCCAAAGTGAGAATGGTCAATGCGGATGGTGAAAGGCCCAGAGAACCTAGGGAGACTGTGATTGGCCAGTGTCCATAGTCTTCCCTGCAGCACCAGAACTTCAGGGTGATGAGACCAGCAAAGTGTTAGCTGAGGTATTTACCACCCAAAATTTTCTGTTCTTGATAATGTTTTCTGTCCAAGGCAGCCTAGCTCACTTCAGGGTCAGAATGCTATTGCTTATTAAAGAGTAGACTTCTGCAGGTGGGGGAATTAGCCTTAGGAAGGGATGAACTTCCCAATAGCATATCTAATGCAATGTGCTCAGCtgtgaaaccacacacacacaactaacaaATGGATTCAGTCagttttcttcatgtatttttgcAGACTTATTCACACATACTtaacaagaaagaaattggaagggaagaatttgggaagggatggagagaggacaaGGGAGGGAAAAAGTgatacaatattttaattaaaatatgaaaataaactttaagtAAAAGAGTGGCTAGAGAGTTAAGAGTTAAGACAGTGTTACAAACAATACAGGTTCCAATCCCAGAAACCTTGTAGCTAGCAACCTCCTGTAATTCCACTCCCAaggcatctgatgccttcttctggcctctgcaggcactgtgcaCAGATACATGGAGACAAACACCCATGTCCATTACAAAAATAAAGCTTGAAATTCTAATGGCTGGagagagacctgggttcaattcacagcacccactgggttcaattcacaactgtctaactccaatttcagggaaACCAGCACCCATGGCAAAGcaccaaggcacataaaatagaagtgaacaaataaaaagatttgtttaaaaagaaaatggaattcttTATGGTGATGTCACAACCCTGAGATAATAATCAGTGCTAGGTAAAATGAACTCTTATGTGTTACTGCACAGAAGCAGCTGTGGCCTTCCTCTAAGCTAGCATCCTCAGAAGCAAAAGCAGCTTTGTTTGAATAGCTTGGCAGGACTGCTCATCTGAGAGTAGCATCCACAGTGCTGATAGGGGACTTTTCCTTGGTGATTTCAGTATTTGTGTTCTCTGTCCTTTGTATGTGTGAGAATTGTGACATTGATACATCTTTTCAATGTATATTTTAGGTCATATAATCTAAAAGATGGATTTGCCATGTAAATCTCCATCTGCCTAAGTGGACAGACTTGCAGTACTTATTTAACCTGTTCAAAGTAACCTGGGACCTGAACCTAAAATAGATTCAAGGATGAAAGCATGTGTGGAATGCAAAATCTGTACTAGGCTGGCTCCTCCTTTAGCATTACCCAGAGCTGGATGCATACTGTTATTacaaagatttttgtttattagCCTTTTAAGGATTTGGGGTGATTCCTCTCTGGAAAGGCATAATAAGTCTAGAACAGCTGTACCTCCaaccttttagaaaaaaaatgtttctgagacAAGTTCTCCTATGTTGACTCAAGTAACCTTGATCTCACTATGTTGTTCCACGGGGTAGTGACCCTGCTGTCCTCTTGATCAAACCAACTAAAAGGGCTCAACCATCACTGAGTTTCAAAATTACCCATTTGAGTTATGTAGTCAACTGTCCATTGCAGTAACAAGAAAACGATTTGCATGTGGGACATAGCTTCTGCCTTTAGACCAGAATAGGAGGAATAGTTTCTTGTGTATTACCCCAGGAAGAAACAGGGTAGATAATCATTTGTTGGAGTCACCATTATGAAAAAGGACATGATTGTGGCAGGGGGAGTGGTTTGTAATTTTCcagtgtaacacgaatcttaaaaggtcttattaataaaaacaaatccagaggcaggtattggggtgaatgctgaaagatcagaaaaacagaataggccacagctaacctcacctggctagCTTCTCAGccaattctgtttcctcaaactggaagcctctgaatcctcatccagaatgaatctcagctgaactgctgctaaaagtctaaaagcttaaccagctctagttcctggttttcatgccttatatgcctttctgtttcctgccgtctcttcctgggattaaaggcatgtatcaccaccatgcctggctgtttccagtgtgactttgaactcacagagatccagatggatctctgccttcagaatgctagaattaaagatgtgtgtgctgctattttctggcctttatatctagtggctgttctgttttctgatcccagataagtttattagttccccaatatattggggaacacaatatcaccacattccattATGTATTAATTCATGTCATATAATTGAAGGCAGAGCAGATTGTTGTACAATTTGGGAAGGTTAGCTTGAGCCAATGAATAATTGAATTTCCAATTAGAGAACTCTCCTATGCACATGTTTGACATAGCTCCTTTGCCATCAGGGTTGGCACAGTTAAGTCAATTCAAAAGATGGAGGCCATTGGTTAAATCTGTGTGTGTCAAATCTCAGCAGCTAACATTGCACATAGATGCAAGGTCATACAATATCTCATTAATGCCATTCCCTCTACCAGGGAATggccttctctttttaaaagtctgtatAGCTGTGTGcttttttcaattatatttatctttttaaaaaggtaattattagttttcttttttttaatcaagagattttctatttattttacatactaaccacagattcccctgttctccctcctcccaccacctggCCTTACCCCCAATaaaccccccatttccacctcctccaaggcaagatgtcccatggggagtcaacagagcctggtacattcagttgaggcaggtccaagcccctcctaactgcaccaaggctgtgcaaagtgtctcatcaTTGGCACTAGGCTCCCAAAAGCTGGCTTATGCACTCGGGACAGGTCCTAATCCCACTGCCTGAAGTCCCCCTATCCacttcaagctaaacaactgccttgcttatgcagagggcccagtccagtatcatgggggctcctcagctattggtcaaCAATTCATGCATTTTcactagtttgactagttgtctctacttttttcaatcatggtctcactatcccttgctcatagaatccctcctctctctcattgattagactcctggagctctgagtGGGATCCGGccatggttctctgcatctgctcccatcagtcactgaatgagggttctatgatgacaattgggatattcagccatctgatcaccagagtaggccagctcaggtaaCCTCTTGACGATTGCCAGTAGACTATGgtagagtcatccttgtggattcctgggaacctccatagcattctgcttctccctattcccatggtgtcttcatttattatgataTCTCTTTActtgctctcccactcttttcccattccagcttgaacctcccactcccctaagttATCCCCCATTCCTTGCACTCTCtcacccagtttgctcatgtaggtCTCATCAATTTCTCCATCACTCAGCAATCCAtatgtccttcctagggtcctccttactagctagccttcTTGGAGTTATGTGTTGCAGTCTGATCATCCTTTGCTTTagatctagtatccatttatgagtgcgtacataccatgtttatccttcagagtctgggttacctcactcaggatgatattttctagttccatccatttgcctgaaaacctcatgatgccattgtttttctctgctgagtagtactccattgtgtataggtactacattttgtttatccattcttcagttgaggggcatctaggttgttcccaggttctggctattacaaataatgctgctgtgaacatagttgagcatgtggccttatggtatgattgagcattccttgggtatatgcccaagagtggtatagctgggtcttgaggaagattgattcccagttttctaagaaaccaccattctgatttccagagtgattgtacaagtttgcattcccaccaacagtggaagagggttccccttgctccacatcctctccaatataagctgtcttcagtgtttttgatcttagccattctgacaggtataagatggtatctcagagtcattttgatttgcattttcctgatgactaaggatgttgagcaatcccttaaatgtcttttggccatttgagattcttctgttgagaattctctgtttatctctatagcccattttttatttggactgttaggtattttgatgtctagtttcttgagttctttatatattctggatatcagtcctctgtcagatgtggggttggtgaagatctttttccattctgtaggctgtccttttctcttattgactgtgtcctttgccctataaaagctctcagtttcatgaggtcccatttattaattgttgctctcagtgtctgtgctaatggtgttatatttaggaagtgatctccagtgccaatgcattcaagactatgtcctactttcccttctatcaggttcagagtaactggatttatgttgaggtctttgatccacttggagttaagttttgtgcatggtgacagatatgggtctatttgcagtcttctacatgttgacatccggttatgccagcaccatttgttgaagatgctttctttttcgcattgtacagttttggcttctttgtcaaaaattaggtgttcatacgtgtgcggattaatgtcagtgtcttcaattcaattctattggtccacatgtcatttttttttttttgccagtaccaacctgtttttattactgtagcttattgtagagcttgaaatcagggatctTGATGCCTCCAGAActtgctttattgtacaagatttctttagctaccctgggttttttgtttttccatatgcaattgaatatttttttttcaggactgtgaagaattgtgttgggattttgatggggattgcattgagtctgtagattgcttttggtaagattgccatttttactatgttaatcctacctatccatgagcatggaagatctttccattttctgatatcttcttcagtttctttcttcagagacataaagttcttgtcatacaggtccttcacttgcttagttagagttaccccaaggtattttatattatttgtggctattgtaaagggtgatgtttctctgatttctttctcagccaatttatcatttgtatataggagggctattgatttttttgagttaatcttgtacccTGCCACATTCctaaaggagtttatcagctgtaaaattttcctggtagagtttttggggtcacatatgtacattatcatattgtctgcaaatagtgaaagtctgacttcttcctttccaatctctttgatctctttttgttgttttattgctctagctagaacttcaagtactatattgaataaatatggagataatggacagtcttgtcttgttcctgattttatttgaatcactttgagtttttctccatttaatttgatgttggctgttggtttgctgtaaattgcctttattaagtTTAGAAATGTTCTTTGTATCCCTTGATTTCTCTAGGATCTTTATCATGatggggtgttggattttgtcaaaggtttttttaca
It encodes:
- the LOC114703112 gene encoding zinc finger protein 664-like, with translation MVRRGSCAQTGRSGRLSRTNRCGGSFPGLGRSQWAKFGVFLPGPVCPVWSLQFPGLGRQPVYNFTLRAASGQSIGSGTALRHTLVVDVAQKLNPSHGALCGLQTPLCTVAGICHAALEPLHLGRVGFAGSFPEESLQRCDAGNLQEPHYYRPERSLTGEKPHEYTQRANAFPYHSHFQRLERFSTRRKRSECNQCGKAFANHSYLRIHKRTHTGEKPCECEQCGKAFAHLSSLQRHKRTHTGEKPYRCNQCDKAFSQPTSLQIHIRTHTGEKPYVCYQCGKAFSQHNILRVHKRTHTGEKPCKCNECGEGFASHSHLQKHERTHSREKSYKCNECGEAFARHNYLQRHQRIHTGEKPYECTQCGKAFAYNSYLRIHERTHTGEKPYKCSQCGKAFARHTSLRIHEKIHSGEKPYKCNQCDKAFSEQSYLRIHQRTHTGEKPYQCTQCCKAFAHHRSLQIHKRTHSGGNPLNASNVVKPLLLTVVFEVMKRNHTGEQT